One region of Primulina tabacum isolate GXHZ01 chromosome 1, ASM2559414v2, whole genome shotgun sequence genomic DNA includes:
- the LOC142508672 gene encoding uncharacterized protein LOC142508672 has protein sequence MPNYAKLIKDVMSKKRKLQDYETVKLTEECSVILQNKLPQKLKDPGSFTIPCFIGDSQCSGALCDLGASINMMLFSIYRELEFGEVKPTTITLQLADRNLTYPRGIVEDVPDYDTPLIFGRPFLATGRALIDVHKGELTLRVGSRGLLESCFVGAAGTANEDDWERRLNPAMEEVVKNEVLKLLNAGVIYVISDSSCVSHMQVVRKNGGITVVRNENDELISNRYNQIAIASEDQEKTTFTCPYGTFAFRRMLFGLCNALATFQRCMMAIFTDMVKDKKGSENQVADHLLRLELEEKKEERAIREAFPDEHLFEVKSVLPWFADIANFLSCGTLPLDLSHHHKKNFFHDIKFFLWDDPFVYKRCADQVIRRCVDGVEAREILEQYHSSSYGVHIRASRTAAKLNEMEELCNYVYENANIYKEQTRE, from the exons ATGCCGAATTATGCAAAATTAATTAAGGATGTGATGTCTAAGAAGAGGAAGCTGCAGGATTATGAGACTGTGAAGCTGACTGAGGAGTGTAGCGTCATTCTGCAAAATAAGTTGccacaaaaattaaaagatccagggagttttactattccttgcttTATTGGTGATTCTCAATGTAGTGgagctttatgtgatttaggagcAAGTATTAATATGATGCTATTTTCTATTTACAGGGAATTGGAGTTTGGAGAGGTcaaaccaaccactataaccTTACAGCTTGCAGACAGAAATCTCACGTATCCACGTGGAATCGTTGAGGATGTACCG GATTATGATACCCCATTAATCTTTGGGAGACCTTTCCTGGCGACAGGAAGggcattgatagatgtacaTAAGGGTGAACTAACATTGAGAGTTG GAAGCAGGGGTCTGTTGGAGAGTTGTTTTGTTGGTGCTGCAGGAACTGCTAATGAAGATGATTGGGAA AGGAGATTAAACCCAGCGATGGAAGAAGTTGTAAAAAATGAGGTactgaaattgttaaatgctggtgtGATTTATGTTATTTCTGATAGTAGTTGTGTGTCTCATATGCAAGTTGTACGTAAAAATGGTGGAATAACTGTGGTTagaaatgaaaatgatgaactaatatctaatC gttataaccagattgctATAGCTTCAGAGGATCAGGAGAAGACTACTTTCACGTGTCCCTATGGCACGTTCGCTTTTAGGAGAATGCtttttgggctatgcaatgcgCTTGCTACTTTTCAGAGGTGCATGATGGCCATATTCACCGACATG GTCAAAGATAAGAAAGGAAGTGAGAATCAAGTGGCAGACCACTTGTTGAGACTTGAGCTAgaggagaagaaagaagaaagAGCCATAAGAGAAGCATTTCCAGATGAACATCTTTTCGAGGTAAAATCTGTGCTTCCTTGGTTTGCAGATATTGCAAATTTTTTGTCTTGTGGTACCCTTCCTCTAGATTTAAGCCATCATCATAAAAAGAATTTCTTCCATGATATCAAGTTTTTCTTGTGGGATGATCCATTTGTGTATAAGAGATGTGCTGACCAAGTTATTAGAAGATGCGTGGATGGTGTCGAAGCACGGGAAATTTTGGAGCAATATCATTCTTCATCATATGGTGTACATATTAGAGCATCAAGAACAGCGGCTAAG CTAAACGAAATGGAGGAATTGTGCAATTACGTATATGAGAATGCCAACATCTACAAAGAGCAAACCAGAGAGTAG